The following coding sequences are from one Paenibacillus sp. FSL R5-0912 window:
- a CDS encoding S-layer homology domain-containing protein has product MLKKIGKIGMALMLVIGLLPVMSLRAYAAIPSFTEKADFVIEPPLANTTNKSVTDAEGLPNGNTAVILSTFNYVGNSYVYTHFLKVYDNTGALITDINLSSLMDTYYKMTDVSMLALSDGNLLITYNKSDSSSNNLQLGTVIESTPNTYFMVINESGQKVTSQTQINTFSAASNPALTRFVTIAELSDGNIAFSWQRNDNVSTVTRVFSATGTPVSSETLLVNYNASMSYVSAGDGVYMVAYNSGASADNIYLKLFTNSGALLKTIDLGARTGEKQLFLSTLGNGNFMFSQYDWRTGNSEVSLYDNEGTSQGGFTVSGYLGETSAAVYRNGAMPGFVTISTDPTSNAAINDAYNIGTEWSGTQYAYLNYYDYDGYLVSAPNQPVDSAPVVFEGYNEATWMFDVEYYPKFSVYPAFGDKVVFIKTDNTDASHYRINGKLFDTGPAQGNHVFTVTNTNDSGAGSLRWALEQAGAVSGGQVDFDPSLAGQTITLQSNLTGWNDQDWKGTTIGDASTGGFKLTGIQDATGQPAITINGNGYRGILATGSGIFEMSDVRLTGFDITDSSGMYDAFGSALAVGGNYYSSIQLNNIVFDANTMTYKQTGSIASLAALAAPYEVDLDRIVFKDNVLTATSTTEVIQGAALYYNGYMDGVISNSLFANNSSNSNSTNDAYGSAIGVMLDPHLKIWNNTFYNNHANNTGTGASYGPAMYAVSSSPGSSSLDIYNNVLIGNKQEAAPAGTLEELFYNYNNDTLVESGNNVISGDPFVDAAGGNFLLKGSAVSAINQGDNTKTAGALDLAGVARIYGGTVDIGAYEYVPGPAVPVALQSVVADGVSGTTTSTKIDLTFDTAIAGLTADDITITDGTGSALKGTLSGAGTHWSIALTSVTQEGTVSVAVIAPNGYTISGSPMEATVSLFTASPEATPSAVIDYAAEQLMDLTPNGSYTINGTLAVTATADGKLAIDSSWLGTSLSILKKGNGSTTIDSAAQTVNIPNRPAAPTGVAATDETAISANNGTLTNVTIAMEYKKGATGAWTNVLTTSVTELIPDTYYVRTKATSMAFASEAQSVTVVAFVPTTEATPVAEIDYVAEQLTDLTANGEYTINGTQTVTATADGKLAIDSSWLGTSLSIVKKGNASTTIDSAVQTLSLPVRPEAPTSVTATDETAISANNGTLTNVTIAMEYKKGATGAWTNVLTTSVTELIPDTYYVRTKATSMAFASEAQSVTVVAFVPTSEATPVAEIDYVAEQLTDLTANGEYTINGTQTVTATADGKLAIDSSWLGTSLSIVKKGNASTTIDSAVQTLSLPVRPEAPTSVTATDETAISANNGTLTNVTIAMEYKKGATGAWTNVAGTTVTGLVPDTYYVRTKATSMAFASEAQSVTVVAFVPTSEATPVAEIDYVAEQLTDLTANGAYTINGTQTVTATADGKLSIENSWLGTSLSIVKKGNASTTIDSAVQTLSLPVRPEAPTSVTATDETAISANNGTLTNVTTAMEYKIGATGAWTNVAGTTVTGLIPDTYYVRTKATSMAFASEAQSVTVVAFVPTSEATPVAEIDYVAEQLTDLTANGAYTINGTQTVTATADGKLSIESSWIGTSLSIVKKGNASTTIDSAVQTISLPARPVAPTDVAATDETALNANDGTLTNVTTEMEYRKGTAGAWTDVAGTTVTGLIPDTYYVRTKATSMAFASEAQSVTVVAFVPTTEATPVAEIDYAAEQLMDLTPNGSYTINGTQTVTATADGKLAIDSSWIGTSLSIVKKGNASTTIDSAVQTLSLPARPVAPTDVAATDETALNANDGTLTNETTEMEYRKGTAGAWTDVAGTTVTGLIPDTYYVRMKATAAAFTSASVQLTVLSFTATPEATPAADIEYAAEQLTGLTPNASYTVNGIPITAAADGNLAIDKSWLGSLLSIVKKGNTSTTTDSVAQTLSLPARPAAPVGVSVTDVTYNGANDGILQNLTVQMEYKIGSTGLWSEVTDTIITGLAPDTYYVREKATATAFASNIAQVTVHDSDAVIPAAPEVAADDQNNTIVGLDTSMEFSVDDDGTFVRYDGTNLPDLSGEHTVKVRVAASGSVPAGPATTLTFTTNELIPAGGLTVSASDPSGTGNNGYTQISVTPEPAPGHKLLYKNFGTGSVVAPNAGEILTGYTLIGINGLIPAANGDRIGIAEVDADGKVVKYGSTTAAVVAEVVAPEPDPVSPGSGSNPNSGTPTGNTAGNVTDVIVLVNGKEENAGKATTTTSGNLRTTTIAVDPARLQAKLDAEGNGAVVTIPMMLDSNIIVGELDGQMIKNMENVSATLVLQTTKGTYTLPASEINIGALAERLGNGIKLEDITLKITIGGTPASMNQVVTAAAGRGSFTLVAPSLDFTVTATYGTSTVEVSRFNAYVERTVALPDGIDPNRITTGIVVDLDGTVRHVPTRLVQKDGKYYAEINSLTNSTYSVVWHPLTFADVDNHWAKNAVNDMGSRLVINGVNETTFNPNADITRAEFAAIIIRGLGLKLGEGTSAFADVAADSWYAAAVETASGYGLITGFEDGTFRPEARITREQAMSIIAKAMKLTGLADQTGTVDTASVLAAFTDAGSIGAWAGDSLALAAKAGLITGRGDSKLEAKANVTRAEVAVLIQRLLQKSDLID; this is encoded by the coding sequence ATGTTAAAAAAGATAGGGAAAATAGGAATGGCTTTGATGCTGGTAATTGGGCTGCTGCCGGTGATGTCACTCCGGGCTTATGCTGCCATACCTTCATTCACTGAAAAGGCAGACTTTGTTATTGAGCCTCCGTTAGCGAACACCACGAACAAGAGTGTAACTGATGCTGAGGGTCTTCCGAACGGGAATACGGCAGTAATTCTAAGCACATTTAATTATGTAGGGAATTCGTATGTTTATACTCATTTTTTGAAGGTTTATGATAACACAGGAGCGCTGATTACGGATATTAATCTGAGCAGCTTAATGGATACCTATTACAAAATGACAGATGTGAGTATGCTTGCGCTAAGTGACGGAAATCTGTTGATCACGTACAACAAAAGCGACAGCAGCAGTAACAATCTGCAATTAGGAACCGTTATCGAGAGCACTCCCAATACCTATTTCATGGTGATTAACGAGTCGGGACAGAAGGTGACTAGTCAGACTCAGATTAATACATTTTCTGCCGCCAGCAATCCCGCACTCACGCGTTTTGTAACGATCGCGGAGTTGTCTGACGGCAATATAGCTTTTTCGTGGCAAAGAAATGACAATGTCAGCACGGTTACGCGTGTATTCAGTGCTACGGGCACACCTGTTTCAAGCGAAACACTTCTAGTGAACTATAATGCAAGCATGTCTTATGTATCCGCTGGAGACGGCGTGTATATGGTTGCATACAACTCTGGAGCGTCAGCCGATAACATCTATCTGAAGCTCTTCACTAACAGCGGTGCGCTGTTAAAGACCATTGACTTGGGAGCAAGAACAGGCGAGAAACAGCTGTTTCTGTCTACGCTGGGCAACGGGAATTTCATGTTTAGTCAATATGACTGGAGAACCGGGAACTCCGAGGTCTCCTTATATGACAACGAGGGTACAAGCCAAGGCGGATTTACAGTAAGCGGCTATCTGGGCGAAACCTCAGCTGCTGTTTACAGGAATGGTGCCATGCCGGGCTTTGTAACCATAAGCACGGACCCCACCTCCAATGCTGCAATCAACGATGCGTACAATATCGGTACAGAATGGTCAGGAACCCAGTATGCTTACCTGAATTATTATGACTATGACGGTTACCTGGTCTCAGCACCCAATCAGCCTGTGGATTCCGCTCCGGTGGTCTTTGAGGGCTACAATGAAGCGACCTGGATGTTCGATGTGGAATATTATCCGAAATTCTCTGTATATCCCGCCTTCGGCGATAAAGTTGTCTTCATCAAAACAGATAATACCGATGCCAGCCATTACAGGATTAACGGGAAGCTGTTTGATACCGGACCGGCTCAGGGCAATCATGTATTTACGGTCACTAATACGAATGACAGCGGTGCGGGTTCGCTGCGCTGGGCATTAGAGCAGGCGGGTGCTGTCAGTGGCGGGCAGGTTGATTTCGATCCTTCGCTTGCGGGCCAGACGATTACGCTTCAGTCGAATCTGACAGGCTGGAACGATCAGGACTGGAAAGGTACGACCATCGGCGACGCTTCAACCGGCGGCTTCAAGCTTACAGGTATACAGGATGCCACGGGTCAACCGGCCATAACGATTAACGGCAATGGATACCGGGGCATTCTGGCCACCGGTTCGGGGATATTCGAAATGTCGGATGTTCGCCTGACTGGCTTTGATATTACCGACAGCAGTGGTATGTATGATGCTTTCGGCTCCGCGCTGGCGGTCGGCGGCAACTACTACAGCAGTATTCAACTGAATAACATAGTTTTTGACGCTAACACAATGACGTATAAGCAGACCGGATCGATCGCATCTCTAGCCGCGCTTGCTGCTCCGTACGAAGTTGATCTTGACCGGATAGTGTTCAAGGACAATGTGCTCACAGCCACCAGTACGACTGAAGTAATTCAGGGAGCTGCGCTATACTACAATGGTTACATGGATGGCGTAATCAGCAATTCTCTGTTTGCTAATAACAGCTCGAACAGCAATTCTACAAATGATGCTTACGGATCGGCCATCGGTGTAATGTTAGATCCGCATCTGAAGATCTGGAATAATACATTCTATAACAATCATGCGAATAATACAGGGACAGGGGCATCTTATGGTCCGGCAATGTATGCTGTGTCCAGTTCTCCCGGCTCCAGCTCACTGGATATCTACAATAATGTGCTGATTGGGAATAAGCAGGAGGCGGCTCCGGCAGGCACTTTGGAGGAATTGTTCTACAATTATAATAACGATACTCTTGTTGAGAGCGGAAATAATGTCATTTCCGGCGATCCGTTTGTGGATGCAGCGGGCGGCAATTTCCTTCTGAAGGGCTCCGCAGTATCGGCAATTAATCAAGGGGATAACACGAAAACAGCTGGAGCCCTGGATTTGGCAGGAGTGGCGCGTATTTACGGGGGGACGGTAGATATCGGAGCATATGAGTATGTTCCCGGACCTGCAGTCCCGGTTGCACTGCAATCGGTGGTTGCTGACGGCGTATCCGGAACAACAACCTCTACGAAGATTGATCTGACCTTCGATACCGCGATTGCCGGACTTACGGCAGATGATATCACGATTACGGATGGCACAGGCTCCGCATTAAAAGGGACTTTGAGCGGCGCAGGCACCCATTGGAGCATAGCGCTGACTTCTGTAACACAAGAAGGTACCGTATCTGTAGCGGTAATTGCACCTAACGGTTACACAATCAGCGGTTCGCCGATGGAGGCGACCGTATCGCTGTTCACGGCATCGCCGGAAGCGACGCCATCAGCCGTCATTGACTATGCGGCAGAGCAGCTGATGGATCTGACGCCGAACGGTTCGTACACGATAAACGGTACACTGGCGGTAACGGCGACAGCCGACGGTAAGCTGGCTATAGATAGCAGCTGGCTCGGAACATCGCTGAGTATTCTGAAGAAAGGCAACGGTTCGACAACTATAGACAGTGCGGCGCAGACAGTAAATATTCCTAATCGTCCGGCGGCACCTACTGGTGTGGCGGCAACGGATGAGACAGCGATCAGTGCGAATAACGGCACGCTGACAAACGTGACTATCGCGATGGAGTACAAGAAAGGCGCGACAGGCGCCTGGACGAATGTACTCACGACAAGCGTGACGGAACTGATTCCGGACACGTATTATGTCCGGACGAAGGCAACCTCGATGGCGTTTGCCTCAGAAGCACAGAGTGTAACGGTTGTGGCGTTTGTGCCAACAACGGAAGCGACCCCGGTCGCAGAAATTGACTATGTGGCAGAGCAGCTGACGGATCTGACGGCAAACGGCGAGTACACGATAAACGGTACGCAGACGGTAACGGCGACAGCCGATGGTAAGCTGGCTATAGATAGCAGCTGGCTCGGAACATCGCTGAGTATTGTGAAGAAGGGCAACGCATCGACGACTATAGACAGTGCGGTGCAGACACTGAGCCTTCCTGTTCGTCCGGAGGCACCGACTAGTGTGACAGCGACGGATGAAACAGCGATCAGTGCGAATAACGGCACGCTGACAAACGTGACTATCGCGATGGAGTACAAGAAAGGCGCGACAGGCGCCTGGACGAATGTACTCACGACAAGCGTGACGGAACTGATTCCGGACACGTATTATGTCCGGACGAAAGCGACCTCGATGGCGTTTGCCTCAGAAGCACAGAGTGTAACGGTTGTGGCGTTTGTGCCAACATCGGAAGCGACCCCGGTCGCAGAAATTGACTATGTGGCAGAGCAGCTGACGGATCTGACGGCAAACGGCGAGTACACGATAAACGGTACGCAGACGGTAACGGCGACAGCCGATGGTAAGCTGGCTATAGATAGCAGCTGGCTCGGAACATCGCTGAGTATTGTGAAGAAGGGCAACGCATCGACGACTATAGACAGTGCGGTGCAGACACTGAGCCTTCCTGTTCGTCCGGAGGCACCGACTAGTGTGACAGCGACGGATGAAACAGCGATCAGTGCGAATAACGGCACGCTGACAAACGTGACTATCGCGATGGAGTACAAGAAAGGCGCGACAGGCGCCTGGACGAATGTAGCAGGCACAACCGTAACAGGGCTTGTCCCGGACACATATTATGTCCGCACGAAAGCGACCTCGATGGCGTTTGCCTCAGAAGCACAGAGTGTAACGGTTGTGGCGTTTGTGCCAACATCGGAAGCGACCCCGGTCGCAGAAATTGACTATGTGGCAGAGCAGCTGACGGATCTGACGGCAAACGGCGCGTACACGATAAACGGTACGCAGACGGTAACGGCGACAGCCGATGGTAAGCTGAGTATCGAGAACAGCTGGCTCGGAACATCACTGAGCATCGTGAAGAAGGGCAACGCATCGACGACTATAGACAGTGCGGTGCAGACACTGAGCCTTCCTGTTCGTCCGGAGGCACCGACTAGTGTGACAGCGACGGATGAAACAGCGATCAGTGCGAATAACGGCACACTGACAAACGTGACTACCGCGATGGAGTACAAGATTGGCGCGACAGGCGCCTGGACGAATGTAGCAGGCACAACCGTAACAGGGCTTATCCCGGACACGTATTATGTCCGGACGAAGGCAACCTCGATGGCGTTTGCCTCAGAAGCACAGAGTGTAACGGTTGTGGCGTTTGTGCCAACATCGGAAGCGACCCCGGTCGCAGAAATTGACTATGTGGCAGAGCAGCTGACGGATCTGACGGCAAACGGCGCGTACACGATAAACGGTACGCAGACGGTAACGGCGACAGCCGATGGTAAGCTGAGTATCGAGAGCAGCTGGATCGGAACATCACTGAGCATCGTGAAGAAGGGCAACGCATCGACGACTATAGACAGTGCGGTGCAGACGATAAGCCTTCCTGCTCGTCCGGTGGCGCCTACTGATGTAGCCGCTACGGATGAAACGGCGTTAAATGCTAACGATGGTACATTGACGAACGTAACAACCGAAATGGAATATAGGAAGGGGACTGCGGGTGCCTGGACAGATGTAGCAGGCACAACCGTAACAGGGCTTATCCCGGACACGTATTATGTCCGGACGAAGGCAACCTCGATGGCGTTTGCCTCAGAAGCACAGAGTGTAACGGTTGTGGCGTTTGTGCCAACAACGGAAGCGACCCCGGTCGCAGAAATTGACTATGCGGCAGAGCAGCTGATGGATCTGACGCCGAACGGTTCGTACACGATAAACGGTACGCAGACGGTAACGGCGACAGCCGATGGTAAGCTGGCGATCGATAGTAGCTGGATCGGAACATCACTGAGCATCGTGAAGAAGGGCAACGCATCGACGACTATAGACAGTGCGGTGCAGACGCTGAGCCTTCCTGCACGTCCGGTGGCGCCTACTGATGTAGCCGCTACGGATGAAACGGCGTTAAATGCTAACGATGGTACATTGACGAACGAAACAACCGAAATGGAATATAGGAAGGGGACTGCGGGTGCCTGGACAGATGTAGCAGGCACAACCGTAACAGGGCTTATCCCGGACACGTATTATGTCCGCATGAAAGCAACGGCAGCGGCATTCACCTCGGCTTCGGTGCAACTGACGGTATTGTCGTTCACGGCAACGCCTGAAGCGACTCCGGCAGCGGACATTGAATATGCGGCTGAGCAACTGACCGGTCTGACACCGAACGCTTCATACACAGTGAACGGTATACCAATAACAGCGGCAGCGGATGGTAATTTAGCCATCGATAAGAGCTGGCTGGGATCGTTACTGAGTATCGTGAAGAAAGGTAACACCTCGACGACTACAGACAGTGTGGCGCAGACATTGAGTCTTCCAGCCCGTCCGGCAGCACCGGTTGGTGTCAGTGTTACAGATGTAACGTATAACGGGGCGAATGACGGTATTCTGCAGAATCTGACAGTACAAATGGAGTACAAGATAGGCAGTACAGGCCTTTGGTCAGAAGTTACAGACACAATCATTACTGGCCTTGCACCAGACACGTATTATGTACGGGAGAAGGCAACGGCAACAGCATTCGCTTCTAATATTGCTCAGGTTACCGTTCATGACTCGGATGCAGTCATCCCGGCTGCACCTGAAGTGGCAGCGGATGACCAGAACAATACCATTGTTGGTCTGGATACCAGTATGGAATTCTCAGTGGACGACGACGGAACTTTCGTACGCTACGACGGAACCAACCTGCCGGACCTCAGCGGTGAACACACCGTTAAGGTAAGGGTTGCGGCCAGCGGATCGGTTCCGGCGGGGCCGGCAACTACGCTAACCTTTACAACTAATGAGCTTATCCCTGCGGGGGGCTTGACCGTGAGCGCCAGCGATCCAAGTGGTACGGGGAATAACGGATATACGCAGATCAGCGTTACACCGGAGCCAGCTCCAGGACATAAGCTGCTGTACAAGAATTTTGGCACTGGCAGCGTTGTTGCACCTAATGCGGGGGAAATCCTGACGGGATACACCCTTATAGGAATCAATGGGCTGATTCCAGCGGCTAATGGCGATAGGATCGGGATAGCAGAAGTAGATGCTGACGGTAAGGTAGTGAAGTACGGCAGCACAACAGCTGCTGTGGTGGCTGAGGTTGTTGCACCGGAACCCGATCCGGTTAGCCCGGGAAGCGGAAGCAACCCGAATAGCGGAACTCCTACCGGGAACACGGCGGGCAATGTTACCGATGTGATCGTCCTTGTTAACGGCAAGGAAGAGAACGCAGGCAAAGCAACAACAACGACCTCCGGAAACTTGAGAACAACTACAATTGCCGTAGACCCCGCTAGACTCCAAGCCAAGCTGGATGCGGAAGGTAATGGAGCTGTAGTTACCATTCCGATGATGCTGGATTCGAATATTATCGTTGGCGAGTTGGACGGCCAGATGATCAAGAACATGGAGAATGTATCGGCTACCCTGGTGCTTCAGACAACCAAAGGTACGTATACTTTGCCGGCATCCGAGATCAACATTGGTGCGTTGGCCGAGAGACTAGGAAACGGGATTAAGCTGGAGGACATTACGCTGAAGATTACGATTGGCGGGACCCCGGCATCCATGAACCAGGTAGTGACAGCTGCTGCAGGCAGAGGGAGCTTTACCCTTGTTGCACCGTCTCTGGATTTCACCGTTACCGCAACTTACGGTACATCGACAGTGGAAGTGAGCCGGTTCAATGCTTACGTGGAGCGGACAGTAGCTCTTCCGGATGGTATTGACCCTAACCGGATTACGACGGGAATCGTGGTTGACCTGGATGGAACAGTACGTCATGTACCAACCAGACTCGTCCAGAAGGACGGCAAATATTACGCAGAGATTAACAGTCTGACGAACAGCACGTATTCTGTGGTCTGGCATCCGCTGACTTTTGCGGATGTAGACAATCACTGGGCGAAGAACGCAGTGAACGATATGGGATCGCGTCTGGTCATTAACGGTGTGAATGAAACGACCTTCAACCCGAATGCAGATATCACCCGTGCAGAGTTCGCAGCGATTATCATACGCGGCCTGGGATTGAAGCTTGGGGAAGGAACATCGGCGTTTGCAGATGTTGCAGCGGATAGCTGGTATGCAGCGGCGGTGGAAACAGCATCCGGATACGGGCTGATCACCGGATTCGAAGATGGAACCTTCCGTCCGGAAGCCCGGATCACACGTGAGCAGGCCATGAGTATTATCGCCAAGGCGATGAAGCTGACAGGCCTGGCAGACCAGACTGGTACAGTGGATACAGCAAGTGTACTTGCAGCCTTTACAGATGCAGGCAGCATAGGCGCCTGGGCCGGGGATAGCCTGGCACTTGCTGCTAAGGCGGGCTTAATCACCGGCCGTGGGGACAGCAAGCTGGAGGCGAAAGCTAATGTTACCCGCGCGGAAGTGGCAGTGCTGATTCAGCGGCTGCTGCAGAAGTCGGATTTAATTGATTAA
- the sufD gene encoding Fe-S cluster assembly protein SufD, with the protein MAIQARNSMNVDNLRAWSSAKDEPRWLLERRIQALGLAGTLELPSVEKIKLEKWDIHESGDYKAENAWSGLEDAPEIVRGLVASPVKGGLIVQFNSDVVYTELSGSLAAQGVILTDLHTAAKEHEELVQRYLFHAVKPEEHRLSAVHSALWSGGVFLYVPDGIEVEVPIQAIFYSDTSGGRFAPHILIVTGNNSKISYVDHYISSRDDIKVLHNGVVEVFAGAGSKVQVASVHQLAAATTDFTQRRAVVLADGGVEWIVGEMNNGYTASDTKTLLQGNGSISDAKVIAIGSGGQKLSFTTQAQHFGRSSVSQMITRAVMREEATAIINGITKIEKGATHCDGQQTERVLMLSPNARGDANPILLIDEDDVTAGHAASVGQVNAEQIYYLMSRGISRSEAEYLVIFGFLAPVISEIPLEGVRSRLQDVVEKKLGRS; encoded by the coding sequence ATGGCTATACAAGCAAGAAATTCAATGAATGTGGACAATTTACGCGCATGGTCAAGCGCTAAGGATGAACCCCGCTGGCTGCTTGAACGCCGGATTCAGGCACTCGGGCTGGCAGGGACGCTGGAGCTGCCAAGCGTGGAGAAAATCAAACTCGAAAAATGGGATATCCACGAAAGTGGAGATTACAAAGCTGAGAATGCGTGGTCAGGTTTGGAAGATGCGCCAGAGATTGTTCGAGGTTTGGTGGCTTCTCCAGTGAAAGGCGGACTAATCGTTCAGTTCAATTCGGATGTAGTGTATACGGAATTGTCCGGGAGCTTAGCCGCCCAGGGAGTAATTTTAACAGACCTGCATACTGCGGCAAAAGAGCATGAGGAGTTGGTTCAACGTTATCTCTTTCATGCAGTGAAGCCGGAAGAGCACAGATTGTCCGCTGTGCACAGTGCCTTATGGAGTGGTGGCGTTTTTCTATATGTCCCAGACGGTATAGAGGTAGAAGTTCCCATTCAAGCGATCTTTTATAGCGATACGAGCGGGGGGCGCTTTGCTCCTCACATCTTAATTGTGACTGGTAACAACAGCAAGATCAGCTATGTGGATCATTATATATCGAGCAGAGATGATATCAAGGTTTTGCATAACGGTGTGGTAGAGGTGTTTGCAGGGGCAGGCTCCAAGGTGCAGGTCGCTTCTGTTCATCAGCTTGCTGCAGCAACAACGGACTTCACCCAGCGGCGTGCGGTTGTGCTTGCGGATGGCGGTGTAGAATGGATTGTCGGCGAGATGAATAATGGCTATACCGCCAGTGATACCAAGACATTACTCCAAGGCAACGGGTCCATCTCTGACGCTAAGGTGATTGCGATAGGCTCTGGGGGGCAGAAATTGAGTTTTACTACGCAAGCCCAGCATTTTGGCAGAAGCTCGGTGAGCCAGATGATCACACGCGCAGTAATGCGTGAAGAAGCTACAGCCATTATCAACGGGATTACAAAAATTGAAAAAGGTGCGACCCATTGTGATGGTCAGCAAACAGAACGTGTACTGATGTTAAGTCCAAATGCGCGCGGCGATGCCAATCCGATCCTGCTGATAGATGAGGATGATGTAACCGCCGGTCATGCTGCATCCGTGGGGCAAGTCAATGCGGAACAAATCTATTATCTGATGTCGCGCGGGATCTCACGGAGTGAAGCCGAATATCTTGTTATTTTCGGATTCCTCGCTCCTGTCATTTCGGAGATCCCGCTGGAGGGAGTGCGTAGCCGTCTGCAGGATGTAGTGGAGAAAAAGCTTGGCAGATCATAG
- a CDS encoding MarR family transcriptional regulator, translating into MEFQNNFKGHLYEQYIRMLHLNELYTEQEFNSFRQQARKYQIDMLSNNITSVHVIDCIGDNEPINHTGIVEKMGLSKAGINKICSKLLEMGFIMRSQLNNNRKEIYFSLTDKGRHVYDLHKELHKEKEERFYQFIESYTEAELQTIGKFMSDLVARAEEYSEGKFTIDDDIED; encoded by the coding sequence TTGGAGTTTCAAAATAATTTTAAGGGTCATCTTTACGAGCAATATATTAGAATGCTGCATCTAAATGAGTTGTATACAGAACAAGAATTTAACTCGTTTCGGCAACAGGCCAGAAAATACCAGATTGATATGCTCTCTAACAATATTACGAGTGTACACGTGATTGATTGCATTGGTGACAATGAACCGATAAATCACACCGGGATTGTGGAGAAGATGGGGTTGTCCAAAGCTGGCATTAATAAAATTTGTTCAAAGCTGCTGGAAATGGGCTTCATTATGAGAAGTCAACTGAACAACAATCGTAAGGAGATTTACTTTAGTTTAACGGATAAGGGAAGACACGTTTATGATTTGCATAAAGAGCTCCACAAAGAAAAAGAAGAAAGGTTCTACCAATTCATTGAATCCTATACAGAGGCTGAACTGCAGACTATTGGCAAATTCATGAGCGATTTGGTGGCGCGTGCCGAAGAATACTCCGAAGGGAAGTTTACGATAGATGACGACATTGAAGATTGA
- the sufC gene encoding Fe-S cluster assembly ATPase SufC gives MTTLKIEELRSKIEGKEILKGLSLEIQGGEIHAIMGPNGTGKSTLASALMGHPKYEVTGGKVTLDNEDLLEMEVDERARAGLFLAMQYPSEIAGVTNSDFLRSAINSRREEGEEISLIRFIREMESKMKGLEMNPEFVHRYLNEGFSGGEKKRNEILQMMLLEPKFVILDEVDSGLDIDALRIVANGVNEMRSADRGFLIITHYQRLLNYITPDFVHVMMKGRIVKSGGPELANRLEAEGYDWVKEELGITDEAVGEEV, from the coding sequence ATGACGACATTGAAGATTGAGGAATTAAGATCCAAGATTGAAGGGAAAGAAATTTTAAAAGGGCTCTCACTGGAGATTCAGGGCGGAGAGATTCATGCGATTATGGGGCCCAACGGGACGGGGAAAAGTACGTTAGCTTCAGCTTTAATGGGCCATCCCAAATATGAGGTTACTGGCGGCAAGGTGACACTAGACAATGAAGATCTTTTGGAGATGGAGGTGGATGAGCGTGCCCGGGCAGGCTTGTTCCTCGCTATGCAATACCCAAGTGAAATTGCCGGTGTAACCAATTCGGATTTTCTCAGAAGTGCCATCAATTCACGGCGTGAAGAAGGAGAAGAAATATCCTTAATCCGTTTCATCCGTGAAATGGAGAGCAAAATGAAGGGGCTGGAGATGAACCCGGAATTTGTACATCGTTATTTAAATGAGGGTTTCTCCGGCGGTGAAAAAAAGCGGAATGAGATTTTGCAAATGATGCTGCTTGAACCCAAGTTTGTGATCCTGGATGAAGTGGACTCCGGGCTTGATATTGATGCACTGCGTATTGTGGCCAATGGTGTAAATGAGATGCGCAGCGCGGATAGAGGCTTTTTAATCATCACCCATTATCAACGATTGCTGAATTATATTACCCCGGATTTTGTGCATGTCATGATGAAGGGCCGGATCGTTAAATCTGGCGGTCCGGAGCTTGCCAACCGTTTAGAGGCAGAAGGGTACGATTGGGTAAAAGAAGAGCTTGGGATTACCGATGAGGCAGTAGGCGAGGAAGTTTAA